One stretch of Oncorhynchus clarkii lewisi isolate Uvic-CL-2024 chromosome 1, UVic_Ocla_1.0, whole genome shotgun sequence DNA includes these proteins:
- the LOC139416730 gene encoding brorin-like — MLHSVAMTAEVLFVMWFLMTSSQCNPVADLLVSRERFERVLTQAREDKYDKQQASEGALSYSTQQQLKEISFMGLEANRGVSNRTSVNRSRTNSSSQKRGGSKGGKASQELWEEQEGGLSRVDEGPTSETNLSLDAIDEYAYPDYRGKGCIDESGFVFAIGEKFTPGPSTCPCLCTDEGPLCAKPECPKVHPRCIRVDTSQCCPECKEKKNYCEFRGKVYATLQEFKVSPCEKCRCEGSGEVLCSVSACPQTECVDPEYEPDQCCPICKTGPNCYADTQVIPAGREVKIDECTICYCTYEVGTWQIEHQATCSKNDCQVS, encoded by the exons ATGCTGCACTCTGTTGCCATGACAGCGGAAGTCCTGTTTGTTATGTGGTTTCTCATGACCAGTAGTCAGTGTAATCCCGTGGCAGACTTGTTGGTGAGCCGGGAACGCTTTGAGCGTGTCCTGACCCAGGCCAGAGAGGACAAGTATGACAAGCAGCAGGCCTCGGAGGGGGCGCTCAGTTACAGCACCCAACAACAGCTGAAGGAGATCAGCTTCATGGGCCTGGAGGCCAACAGAGGGGTCAGCAATAGAACTTCTGTCAACAGATCCAGGACGAACTCCAGCTCCCAGAAACGTGGTGGATCCAAGGGTGGGAAGGCATCACAGGAGTTGTGGGAAGAGCAAGAGGGGGGCCTGAGTCGAGTAGACGAGGGCCCTACAAGTGAAACAAACCTCTCTCTCGACGCTATCGACGAGTACGCATATCCAGATTACAGGGGGAAGGGCTGCATTGATGAGAGTGGCTTTGTGTTTGCCATCGGGGAGAAATTTACTCCGGGGCCCTCCACGTGCCCTTGCCTCTGCACGGACGAGGGACCCCTGTGTGCCAAGCCTGAATGTCCCAAAGTTCACCCTCGCTGCATCCGGGTGGACACCAGCCAGTGCTGTCCAGAGTGCAAGGAGAAGAAGAACTACTGTGAGTTCAGGGGGAAAGTCTACGCAACGCTACAAGAGTTTAAG gtGTCTCCGTGTGAGAAGTGTCGCtgtgaggggagtggagaggtgtTGTGCTCTGTGTCAGCATGCCCTCAAACAGAGTGTGTCGATCCAGAGTATGAGCCTGATCAGTGCTGCCCCATCTGTAAGACCG GGCCAAACTGTTATGCAGACACACAAGTGATCCCAGCTGGGCGCGAGGTGAAGATTGATGAGTGTACAATCTGCTACTGCACGTATGAAGTGGGCACGTGGCAGATCGAACATCAGGCTACCTGCAGCAAGAATGATTGCCAGGTGAGCTAG